Proteins encoded in a region of the Neoarius graeffei isolate fNeoGra1 chromosome 3, fNeoGra1.pri, whole genome shotgun sequence genome:
- the pcdh10a gene encoding protocadherin-10a isoform X2 produces the protein MRMIWLLMSLLAGTHAQLRYTVPEEQERGTVVGNVAEDLGLDVTKLSARRFQTVPVPSSPRTSPPPALLEVDLESGALVVRERVDREELCGRNTPCLLHLEMFLEEPLELFRVETEVLDVNDNAPHFPRADIAVEISESATPGTRFPVDGAFDPDVGTNSLSAYAITSNEHFRLDVQTQGDGSRYAELVLEKPLDREKQAVHRYVLTAVDGGQPQRTGTALLVVTVLDSNDNPPVFDQSVYSVTMRENSPVGTLIIQLNATDADEGTNGDVVYTLSSHNPPHVRELFAVDARTGRVEITGEVDYEEISTHQIHVQARDMGPNAVPAHCKVLFKLVDVNDNAPEIVFSTVTESVSERAAPGTVVAMLSVSDRDSGENGRVTCELLGGGESEDAPPFKLKPSSLKNYYTVVTDGALDREHVELYTLTVVARDNGTPPLTTSKSIHVRVADENDNAPRFAQAIYEVHVTENNVPGAYIYAVTATDVDAGENARVTYSIEEREIQGMSVLTYVSINAENGYVYALRSFDHEQIREFTFTAHATDCGTPELTTNATVLVIVVDQNDNAPSVIAPLGKNGTAARAPLPRSAEPGYLVTRVISTDADDGENARLSYSIAHGNDFGLFRMDWRSGELRTARRVTGGKRDSLLQSQLHPRAYELLIEVRDHGQPPLSCSARIDVVLVDGAAVTLDEEGGEKEGRRSRGGARGSARSDEGAPEMTLVLLVALGSVSSVFLLAMIALAVQCRRKDKKFSALTCLTGDCCSCCSSCCGRRSRVRQKKLTKSDIVLVQSKTAAQVPVEESGTGGSGAFGTHLHQHHHHCYQVCLTRESANTTDLMFLQPCCSPSRSTTDTEHNTARGATAVLLTDQQPDIISNGSVLSGEYLV, from the exons ATGAGAatgatttggttattaatgtcacTTTTGGCTGGAACACATGCGCAGTTGCGCTACACGGTGCCGGAGGAGCAGGAACGCGGCACAGTGGTGGGTAATGTGGCTGAGGATCTGGGCTTAGATGTCACCAAGCTGTCTGCACGCCGTTTCCAgacggtgccggtcccaagctcgCCACGTACATCTCCACCTCCAGCACTACTTGAGGTGGACCTGGAGAGCGGAGCGCTGGTGGTGCGTGAGCGTGTGGACCGAGAAGAGCTGTGTGGCAGGAATACACCATGCCTCTTACATCTGGAGATGTTCCTTGAGGAGCCGCTTGAGCTTTTCCGTGTAGAGACAGAAGTGCTGGATGTGAATGACAATGCACCCCATTTTCCACGTGCTGACATTGCCGTGGAGATCAGTGAGAGTGCCACGCCAGGAACACGCTTCCCTGTAGACGGTGCCTTCGACCCAGATGTGGGCACAAACTCGCTGAGTGCATACGCTATCACAAGCAATGAGCACTTCCGCCTGGACGTACAGACACAAGGTGACGGGAGCAGGTACGCGGAGTTGGTGCTTGAAAAACCACTAGATCGTGAGAAGCAGGCAGTGCACCGATATGTGCTCACAGCCGTAGACGGAGGACAGCCTCAGCGGACTGGAACCGCGCTCCTGGTGGTTACCGTGCTGGATTCAAATGACAATCCGCCCGTCTTCGACCAGTCTGTGTATTCAGTCACAATGCGGGAGAACTCCCCTGTGGGCACGCTCATCATCCAGCTAAATGCCACTGATGCAGACGAGGGCACTAACGGAGACGTGGTGTACACGCTGAGCAGTCATAACCCACCACATGTACGTGAACTGTTTGCTGTTGATGCACGCACAGGCCGTGTGGAAATCACCGGGGAGGTGGATTACGAGGAGATCAGCACACATCAAATTCACGTCCAGGCCCGAGACATGGGGCCAAACGCAGTCCCTGCACATTGTAAGGTCCTGTTCAAACTTGTAGACGTAAACGATAATGCACCTGAGATCGTATTCAGCACTGTGACGGAGTCTGTTAGCGAGCGTGCGGCTCCCGGCACTGTAGTCGCCATGCTTAGCGTCTCTGACAGAGACTCAGGTGAAAATGGGCGTGTTACCTGTGAGCTACTTGGTGGAGGGGAGAGCGAGGATGCTCCACCCTTCAAGCTCAAGCCTTCCTCGCTGAAGAACTACTACACCGTGGTAACAGATGGAGCACTGGACCGTGAGCACGTGGAGTTATACACGCTTACGGTGGTAGCACGAGATAATGGTACTCCACCACTGACCACGAGCAAGTCCATCCACGTGCGTGTTGCAGACGAGAACGACAACGCACCACGTTTTGCGCAGGCCATCTATGAGGTGCACGTGACTGAGAATAATGTGCCTGGTGCGTATATCTATGCTGTGACTGCAACGGATGTGGATGCTGGTGAGAACGCACGTGTAACTTACTCTATAGAGGAGCGTGAGATCCAGGGCATGTCTGTGCTGACTTATGTGTCCATCAACGCAGAGAACGGCTACGTGTATGCACTACGCAGTTTTGATCATGAGCAAATCAGAGAATTTACCTTTACAGCGCATGCAACAGACTGTGGGACCCCTGAGCTTACAACAAACGCCACTGTCCTGGTGATTGTAGTGGACCAGAATGACAATGCACCATCTGTAATCGCACCACTGGGCAAAAACGGTACAGCAGCACGTGCCCCCTTGCCCCGATCAGCAGAGCCAGGCTATTTGGTGACACGAGTGATCTCGACAGATGCAGACGATGGTGAAAACGCACGTCTCTCATACAGCATTGCACATGGAAATGACTTCGGCCTGTTCCGTATGGACTGGAGGAGTGGTGAATTGCGCACCGCACGCCGAGTGACTGGTGGGAAACGGGACTCATTGCTGCAGTCACAGTTACATCCTCGTGCCTATGAGCTACTGATCGAGGTTAGGGATCATGGACAGCCACCGCTCTCCTGCTCTGCCCGCATTGATGTGGTGCTTGTGGATGGCGCTGCAGTGACCCTGGATGAGGAAGGAGGGGAGAAGGAGGGTAGAAGATCACGTGGCGGGGCTCGAGGTTCAGCCAGGTCTGATGAGGGAGCACCAGAGATGACGCTTGTGCTCCTTGTGGCGCTTGGTTCCGTGTCATCTGTATTTCTACTCGCCATGATAGCGCTGGCTGTGCAGTGCCGCCGGAAGGACAAAAAATTCAGTGCACTTACATGCCTGACAGGAGATTGCTGCTCCTGTTGTAGCTCGTGTTGTGGCCGACGGTCACGTGTACGGCAGAAGAAGCTCACCAAGTCAGATATTGTGCTAGTGCAGAGCAAAACAGCAGCACAGGTGCCTGTCGAGGAATCTGGGACCGGGGGCAGTGGTGCATTCGGCACGCACCTTCATCAGCACCATCACCACTGCTACCAGGTGTGCCTCACTCGCGAGTCTGCCAACACTACTGACCTGATGTTCCTGCAGCCGTGTTGCAGCCCGTCACGCAGCACCACAGACACGGAGCACAACACTGCACGTGGAGCCACCGCTGTCCTTCTTACTGACCAGCAACCGGACATCATATCCAATGGCAGTGTCTTATCCGGAgaa tatctggtgtga